The genomic DNA TACTGGCGTCAAATGCTTGCAGACATTACCGGTATGACATTAGTATTCAGAGAAGGTGGTGATGTCGGTCCAGCGCTTGGTGCGGCACGTTTAGCCCAACTTGCAGTCACACCGAATGCGGATATTGACGCTATTTGCCCCGTTCCTGCATTGGTGGAAACTCACCATTCAGATCCGGAAAAATATCAGAACTACCAAGCCAAACGGGAGAAATTCCAACAACTTTATTTTCAGCTCAAAGGTTTATTTTGATCGTTTACGATATTAATTAACTCACATAGCGCTGAGACTTTGATTTTACTTATAACAAAAAACGGAACTCAATTGAGTCCCGTTTATTTTTAAGTTAAATCGTTAATCTTGATTGTAGTAAGAATGACACAACATATTCCAGTGCTGAGGTAGAACACGATTGTTTCCGACAACATTAACGGTTTGCGTAAAGGCAATATCGGTTGCGGATTGACCAATCATAATATCGAACTCCCCCGCTTCAACCACACGCTGATGCGCTGAATTTGTAAAGTTCAACATATCTACTGGTAACTCAAATATCACGGTTGTCACCGCACCAGCCGCTAACTCAACACGCTGGAAACCTTTTAGTTCGCGGATAGGTCGCACTAAAGAGCACAATTTATCTTTGATATAAAGCTGCACGACTTCACAACCGGCCTGAGTACCTGTGTTTTCAATTTTAACGGATACTTTAATCACACCATCTTCGATTGCCACTTGCTGCTCGTCTATCTGCATATTGCGGTAAGCAAAATCGGTATACGTCAGGCCATAGCCAAAGTTATATTTAGAACCAAAGTGATAAGCGATGGGAGTACCACCACTTTTTAACTTATGGTTGTAATAATAAGGTACCGCACCAGCATTTTTAGGAATAGATAACGTTAGACGACCTGAAGGTGCTTGATTACCTGCAATAATATCGGCAATCGCTCTTGCGCCTTCTTGCCCCGGAGCCCAACCAAATAAAACCGCAGCGGCTTTTTCTTCTGCGCCATTTAAGTTATATGGACGACCACCGGTCACCAAAATGATCACAGGCTTACCCGTGGCAATCGCTTTTTCAATCAATTGTTGCTGCATACCGGGCAGATTTAAGCTGTCGGTATCTGAACCTTCGCCTACCGTACCAGTTTGGAATAAACCAGCCAAATCACCGACACACACAATTGCCACATCCGCTTGCTCAATGGTCTCCATCGCTTGCTGAATTTGGCTAGTATCTTGTGATACTGGCGAAGTCATAGTTTGATTCATCGCTAAATCAACATCACCTGGGAAGACTGGTGCATTAGCATGGCGCTCAGTTAAAATATCGCAGCCTTTGCTATACACCACCTCAGTAAACTCATTTTGCAACGCTTCTAAAATCGTCGGACACACTGTGTCGCTATTATCGATGCTGCTTAAAATTAAGTGTACTGGGAAGCTATAACCGCCCAGTAGTGCCAATTGATCATCAGCGGTTGGCCCCACGACAGCTAATTTTTGTCGCTTGTTCAAAGGCAATGTGCCGTTATTTTCCAGCATCACGACGGATTGCAGCGCCACTTGATAGGCCAGCTCTTTGGCTTTTTCGCTTTGTAGATCAATCGATGATTCATCGCAATATAGGTTTTCGAATAAGCCCATATCAAATTTCACTTTCAAAATTCGAGCCACAATTTCATCAATTTTCTGCTCACTGATCAGCCCTCTTTCCAATGCAGACATCAGCTGGCTAGAGCATGCATCATCCGGTAATTCAATATCCAAACCTGCGTTAAAGGCTAAGGCCGCGGCTTCTGCTTTATCTGCGGCAATACCATGATGGCTTGCCAGTAATTCAACACCGCCGTAATCGGCCACAATCAGACCATCAAAGCCCCATTGTTCGCGAAGCACTTCCGTTAACAAATGGTGTGATGCGTGGCAGGCTTCATTATCAATATCATGATAAGCAGGCATTAACGAACCAGCGTTGCCAAGCTTTACCGCCATTTCAAACGGCAACATAAAAGTATCGTTGAGCTCTTTAAAACCAAGATGAACAGGAGCATGATTACGCGCGCCTTCACTAAACGAATGTCCAACATAGTGCTTTAAGGTGGCAAGAAGATCGCGCTTCTCCCCTTGCAAACCTTTGACATATTCGGTGGCTAATACCCCAACATGATAAGGATCTTCCCCCAACGTTTCTTCGGTTCTTCCCCAACGGACATCCCGTGACACATCTAATACAGGCGCAAGACCATGATGCGCCCCGACTCGGCGAACTTGTTGACCAATCACCTCGGCCATATCATGAATCAATTTGGGGTTCCAAGTATGACCATAGTTCAATGATGATGGAAACAGAGTGGCATCTTTTGCCATCAAGCCAACGAGGCACTCTTCATGAGACATTGCCGGAATACCCAAGCGAGTCTCTTCGACCAAGTATTTTTGCAATTGATTAAGCGCAGCCACCCCATCATTAGGGGAAATAACTTGAGTTCCAAGTGGGCGAGTGATCTGTCCTAAACCATGCTTTAAACGCTCATTAATCGGTTTTCGAGCATCCTGCCCGCCCATTTCTAGTTCACGATCTTGATGCTCACCATCGGGATTCAAAATTAGCCATTGTGCACCAAGCTGAGCAATCTTCTCCTCAAGCGTCATTTGTGCCAATAAATCCTCAACACGCTGTTGAACCGAACAATTTGGGTTTTGATAAATTTCCATATAATTACCTTTTAAAAATAATAAAGCTCCTCATGCAACGAGCTTTCATGTCTTAACTTTACATGTTAGGTGCTTTGTTCAATGACTGGCTTTTACCATCTTCATCCCACAGCTTTTCTAATTCTTCCAGCGTTTTCCCTTTCGTTTCAGGGATCCAGCGGTAAACGAAATACACAGTAACGATCGCCATCACACCATAGAGCCAGAACGGAAAGCCTCCATTAAACTCTTGATATAAATAGCTTGTTTGGGCATTCATCATCGGGAAGGTTTGTGACACCAGAAAGTTAGCAAGCCATTGAGCAAAAACAGCAATAGAAAGCGCTTTAGAACGAACGGCGTTAGGAAATATTTCGGATAAAAGTACCCAAGTGACAGGCCCAAGAGAAAGGGCAAAAGCCGCAATATAAAGCAGCATGAAGAACAATAGATAACCACCTATCGCATCTAAATAAGCCGCGGTACCGATTGCCAACATGCTCACTGCCATGGCAGCAGCACCAGCCATCATTAGTGGCTTACGACCAAATTTATCTACGCTATAAATAGCAATCACAGTGAAGGTCAAATTGACTGCTCCAATCAAAACGGTTTGCAGTAAAGCAATGTCTGTGGACGACGAACTAAAGCTTTTTAAGATAGTGGGTGCGTAATATAAGAAAACATTAATGCCTGTGATCTGCTGCAAGACACTTAAACCTATCCCTAAAATCAAAATAGGTAACATCGCTTTAGAAAATGGACTAACCGCAACACCTTTATTTGAAAGTGAGTCTTCGATTTCTTTCCACTGTTTATCAAAATCATCCCTTTTATTGAACGAAGCAATTAATTTTCTCGCCTCCGTCATTCTACCCTTCATCGCCAACCAGCGAGGGGTTTCTGGAACGCCCAACAAAAGTATGAAGAATAAAACAGCAGGTAAACATTCTGAGGCAAACATATAACGCCAGCCAACCGTATGTAACCAATCATCATTCCCTAATAAAGCGATGCCATAATTTACAAAGTAGACAATCAGCATGCCGAAAATGATCGCAAACTGATTACAAGAAACTAGACTACCTCGCTTACTAGGCGGAGCAATTTCAGCGATATACATGGGAGAAACCATTGATGCAATACCAACACCAACACCACCAAGAATACGATAAAAAATAAAGCTGGAATAAGTACTATCAGTGACCCAATTCAACGTTTCAGGCACCGCAGAACCGACAGCAGAAATAAAAAATAAAATAGCAGAAAAAATCAAAGCCGTACGTCTTCCATATTGCTCACTAATATTTCCTGCCATGATCGAGCCAAGAACGCATCCGATTAATGCCGATGAAGCTGCAAACCCTAATTCAGCTGGAGATAATTCGAAATAGACTTGTAAAGAATCGGCCGCCCCAGAAATTACTGCGGTATCATAACCAAATAATAACCCGCCTAAAGCAACAGCAATGGTTATTTGAAATATATTTTTTTTATTTATCATAATTTACATCCACTTAATAAATACTCAATTAACAAATTAAAATAAATTAATTATGAAAATATGAAAGACTAATAAAATAACGAGGCTATTTTTCACATACGAAGGAAAAAGATAATATTACGCAATATGATATACAGATTACTTTATTTCGCATTTGAGAGGTTAACTACATAAAGCACCCCAATCTAGCGTGAGATCACACAAGTAATAAAATATTGGTGAAACCATGAAACATGGCAATATAAAGGCAATATTGAGATACAAAGCACAATAAACAAATAGATGAATTTGATTATTAAATTTCATAATTGAGCAAATGAAGATATGCAGCAATGATTCATTCACACCAACATAAACACGGAATGGAAATCATGACTGAATATTTTAAAAATGTAGCGCCCGTTAAGTTTGAAGGTAGTGAAACCACAAACTCTTTTGCTTTCCGTCATTACGACGCAGACAAAATGATTTTAGGCAAATCGATGAAAGAGCATTTACGATTTGCGGCTTGTTATTGGCATAACTTCTGTTGGCAAGGCCATGATATTTTTGGTAATCCCGCTTTCGATCGCCCATGGCACCAAGCTGGTGACGCAATGGAAATGGCAAAAATGAAAGCTGACGCTGCTTTCGAATTCTTCAGCAAACTAAACGTGCCTTACTACTGCTTCCACGACGTCGACGTTGCGCCAGAAGGCAACTCTATAAAAGAATACGTTAACAACTTTGCAGAAATGGTGGATGTTTTAGAGCAAAAGC from Vibrio casei includes the following:
- a CDS encoding glycoside hydrolase family 3 N-terminal domain-containing protein, whose protein sequence is MEIYQNPNCSVQQRVEDLLAQMTLEEKIAQLGAQWLILNPDGEHQDRELEMGGQDARKPINERLKHGLGQITRPLGTQVISPNDGVAALNQLQKYLVEETRLGIPAMSHEECLVGLMAKDATLFPSSLNYGHTWNPKLIHDMAEVIGQQVRRVGAHHGLAPVLDVSRDVRWGRTEETLGEDPYHVGVLATEYVKGLQGEKRDLLATLKHYVGHSFSEGARNHAPVHLGFKELNDTFMLPFEMAVKLGNAGSLMPAYHDIDNEACHASHHLLTEVLREQWGFDGLIVADYGGVELLASHHGIAADKAEAAALAFNAGLDIELPDDACSSQLMSALERGLISEQKIDEIVARILKVKFDMGLFENLYCDESSIDLQSEKAKELAYQVALQSVVMLENNGTLPLNKRQKLAVVGPTADDQLALLGGYSFPVHLILSSIDNSDTVCPTILEALQNEFTEVVYSKGCDILTERHANAPVFPGDVDLAMNQTMTSPVSQDTSQIQQAMETIEQADVAIVCVGDLAGLFQTGTVGEGSDTDSLNLPGMQQQLIEKAIATGKPVIILVTGGRPYNLNGAEEKAAAVLFGWAPGQEGARAIADIIAGNQAPSGRLTLSIPKNAGAVPYYYNHKLKSGGTPIAYHFGSKYNFGYGLTYTDFAYRNMQIDEQQVAIEDGVIKVSVKIENTGTQAGCEVVQLYIKDKLCSLVRPIRELKGFQRVELAAGAVTTVIFELPVDMLNFTNSAHQRVVEAGEFDIMIGQSATDIAFTQTVNVVGNNRVLPQHWNMLCHSYYNQD
- the xylE gene encoding D-xylose transporter XylE; translated protein: MINKKNIFQITIAVALGGLLFGYDTAVISGAADSLQVYFELSPAELGFAASSALIGCVLGSIMAGNISEQYGRRTALIFSAILFFISAVGSAVPETLNWVTDSTYSSFIFYRILGGVGVGIASMVSPMYIAEIAPPSKRGSLVSCNQFAIIFGMLIVYFVNYGIALLGNDDWLHTVGWRYMFASECLPAVLFFILLLGVPETPRWLAMKGRMTEARKLIASFNKRDDFDKQWKEIEDSLSNKGVAVSPFSKAMLPILILGIGLSVLQQITGINVFLYYAPTILKSFSSSSTDIALLQTVLIGAVNLTFTVIAIYSVDKFGRKPLMMAGAAAMAVSMLAIGTAAYLDAIGGYLLFFMLLYIAAFALSLGPVTWVLLSEIFPNAVRSKALSIAVFAQWLANFLVSQTFPMMNAQTSYLYQEFNGGFPFWLYGVMAIVTVYFVYRWIPETKGKTLEELEKLWDEDGKSQSLNKAPNM